A stretch of the Strigops habroptila isolate Jane chromosome 15, bStrHab1.2.pri, whole genome shotgun sequence genome encodes the following:
- the TNFSF15 gene encoding tumor necrosis factor ligand superfamily member 15, with the protein MDRVAEITMEEMASGTNPAARVQLREDLKRIRCAVLLCLLSVLVLMLPTAYMLVGHLRAPNSCAGQVTEERGSRFLKQRAVDTVTDTLSSAEKPRAHLTVKKQDLTNTVGNHLPILQWEDKRGLAFTKNNLSYSSNSLVIPVSGDYYVYAQVTFRGPIESHNKPNSVTEIITKVTDSYPEPTQLLTGTKTLTENGNSWFQPIYLGAVVSLEVGDKLMVNVSDIKLVDYTKEHKTFFGAFLL; encoded by the exons ATGGACCGTGTGGCTGAGATAACCATGGAAGAAATGGCTTCTGGGACCAACCCAGCTGCCAGGGTGCAACTCAGGGAGGATTTGAAGAGGATACGCTGCgcagtgctgctgtgcctgctctCCGTGCTGGTCCTCATGCTGCCCACTGCCTACATGCTGGTCGGACACCTCAGAGCACCCAACTCCTGTGCTGGACAG GTCACAGAAGAGAGGGGCTCTCGCTTTCTGAAGCAACGGGCAGTAGATACTG ttaCAGATACACTTTCCAGTGCCGAAAAGCCAAGAGCTCACCTGACAG tgaagaaacaaGATCTCACCAACACCGTGGGAAACCATCTGCCCATTCTGCAGTGGGAAGACAAGCGAGGCTTGGCCTTTACCAAGAACAACCTGAGTTACTCCAGCAACTCACTGGTGATACCTGTGTCTGGGGACTACTATGTCTATGCTCAGGTCACTTTCCGAGGACCCATTGAAAGTCACAATAAACCAAATTCTGTCACTGAGATCATCACCAAAGTCACTGACAGTTATCCTGAGCCCACCCAGCTGCTGACTGGCACCAAGACCCtcactgaaaatggaaatagctGGTTCCAGCCCATTTATCTGGGTGCTGTGGTCTCCTTAGAAGTAGGAGACAAGCTAATGGTCAATGTCAGTGACATCAAGCTGGTGGATTACACTAAGGAGCACAAAACTTTCTTTGGTGCCTTTTTATTGTAG